CCGGCAGTACGTTTGTGTTTCATTTACTGGATCCTTCAAAGGGCAACGTTACATATGTGGAGGTTAATGGCAACCTCCTTATCTCACAACCCGAGAACAGGACGAAGAACATCAGGAAATCACGCATGAGGTAATAATCATGGTAAAAGATATCGGATTGGATGTTCCGACACCGTCTGAGGAATGCGACGACGTAAACTGTCCATTCCATGGCGAACTTCCGGTAAGAGGACAGATCCTCACCGGCACAGTCGTCAGTAACAAGATGGACAAGACGGTGGTTATCCAACAGAAATATGAGAAATTCATCAATAAATACCAGCGATATGAAAAGCGACAATCCAAGATTCATGCCCACAATCCACCTTGCATCAATGCAAAGGTAGGCGATGTGGTCACGATAGCAGAATGTCGTCCGTTGAGTAAGACCAAATCATTTGTGGTCATTAACGCGGAGGGTCAGGCATGAAAGGAATCAGGTCGACCATTCCACGTGCACTGAACGCCGGTGCAAAGATAGAATGTGTAGATAATACAGGTGCACGTACAGTAGAGATTATCTCTGTCAAAAAGTACAGAGGTGTCAAGAACAGGCAGCCACGGGCTGGCATTGGTGACATGTGTGTTGTATCCGTAAAGAAAGGAACTCCTGAAATGAGGAAGCAGATTCTTCATGCCGTAATTGTCAGGCAGAAGAAAGAATTCCGCAGGCCGGATGGTCTCAGGGTTTCATTCGAGGACAACGCAGTAGTTCTTACCGACACAGACGGGATACCAAAAGGTACTGACATTAAAGGTCCGATTGCCCGTGAAGTGGCAGAGCGCTATCCAAAGATAGGCACCACTGCATCCATAATCGTGTGAGGTGTGTAAAAATGGTTTCAAAACAGCCACGAAAACAGCGTAAGGCACGCTACAACGCACCTCTGCATGTGAAGCAGAAATACGTGTCTGCTCCACTTTCCAAAGATCTGCGTTCAAAATACGGTCGCAGTGCAAGGGTTGCAGTAGGTGACAAGGTAATTGTTACAAGAGGAGATCACGCAGGTACAAAGGGAGAGGTAGAAGTTGTTTCTCTCAAGAACGGTACCATTGTCGTGGAAGGTATATATGTTACAAAAGCTGATGGAACCGAAGTTCCAAGGCCGATATATCCATCCAATGTGACTATCACAGACCTTAATCTGGACGATAAGCAGAGAGCAGCAAGATTATCAAAGAGCAGGTGATTTCGGAATGGGTAAACATCAGAAAAGAATATCTGTTCCACGCAGCTGGCAGATTTCCAAGAAATCCAACAAATGGATCACGGCTACAAGACCAGGTCCCCACAACAAGGACCAGAGTGTTCCTCTGGCAGTCTTGCTTAGGGATATGCTGGGAATAGTTAACAACCGTGCAGAAGCAAAGAGAGTTCTCTCAGAAGGAAAAGTACTGGTCGATGGGATTGTCCGCAAGGATCTCAGATTCCCAATTGGCTTAATGGATATTATTACCATTCCTGAAAACAATGTCTCCTACCGTGTCCTTTTCGACAACAAAGGTAGGCTTATACTGAAACAGCTTGATGGTATTGAAAACACCAAGCTTTGCAGGATTAACAATAAGACGTATGTAAAGGGCGGCAAAATCCAGCTTAACCTCAATGATGGAAGTAATATCCTTGGTTCAAATGATTACAAGACCAAGGATTCCATTGTGCTTTCACTTCCTGACAGGGAAGTCGTTAAACACATTGAGTACAAGGAAGGTAGCCTCGCAATGATTGTTGGCGGAGGTCACACCGGTGAGCTTGGTACTATCAGTGCCATCAACCCGGTACGCAGTTCCAGAAGCAACAAAGTTTCAATTTCAGGAGACTCTGATTTCGATACAATCGAAGATTACGTGTTTGTTGTCGGAGAGACAGAACCGGAGATTAATCTCGGCGGTGATGTTGTATGAGTAATCCGATGAGAAACCCTAAAGTCGAGAAAATCGTTGTTCATATGGGTGTTGGTGAAAGCGGTCAGAGGCTTGTTGATGCTGAGACCATTCTCAGTGACATAACAAAGCAGACTGTTATCAGATCCTATGCAAAACGTACTCTTCCGGCATTTAACATCAAGAAGAACGAGCCCATAGGCTGTAAGGTAACTCTTCGTGGAAACTCTGCTGAAGATTTCCTGAAAACTTCCCTTGGAATTGTCGAAAACAGGTTAAGCGAAGGGCAGTTTGACAACAACGGAAATGTTTCTTTTGGTATTGAGGAACACACAGATTTCCCAGGAATGAGGTATGATCCTAATATTGGGATATTCGGAATGGACATCAGTGTAATTGTCAATCGTCCCGGATACCGTATTAATAAGAGAAGGGTTGTAAAACGCAAGATCCCAACTTCTCACAGGATCACAAAAGAGGACACCATATCCTTCTTCCAGGATAAATACGCTGTGGAGGTTGAATAATGGTACAAACCAAGAAAAGTTTCGGACGCGGAGCAAACGAATGTAAACGTTGTGGCCGCAAGCAGGGTTTGATACGCAAATATGGTATCTATCTCTGCAGGCACTGCTTCAGGGAAATCGCCCACGATATGGGCTTTGAAAAGTATACATGAGGTGAATGATTATGGTACTGCTCGACCCACTTGCGGATGCGTTATCAGTTATCAAGAATGCTGAGGCTGTTGGGAAACCGTCCTGCACATTGAAACCCGCATCCAACCTTATTGGAAATGTACTGAAGGTCATGAAGGATGGAGGATACATTGGTGAGTTCGAATTCGAGGATGATGGAAAAGCTGGCATATACCGTGTAAATCTGATAGGACAGATTAACAAATGCGGTGCTATCAAACCCCGTTATTCAGTAGGAGCTAAAGATTTCGAGAGATGGGAAAAACAGTTCCTTCCCGCAAAGAATTTCGGCACACTGATCCTGACAACACCTCAGGGTGTAATGTCCCAGTACGAAGCACGTGAAAAGAACGTTGGCGGCCAATTGCTTTCATTCGTCTACTGAGGAGGAAAGTTACTATGGCTAAAGAGATGAAAAAGGTCATCCCAATTCCTGAAGGGGTAAATATTTCCTACGAAAAGAGGTTATTTACCGCAACAGGCGGGAAAGGAACCAATTCAAAGAGTTTGTGGTATCCTGGGATTACAATAACCGTAAGCGATTCAGAAGTAGTCGTTGATTCCGCTTCTACTCGCAAGCAGCAGAAAGCAATGGTTGGGACAATTTCATCCCACATCGCTAATCTGATGAAAGGAGTAGCTGATGGATATGAATATCGCCTTAAAGTGGTCTACGCTCACTTCCCTATGCAACTGAAAGTTGAAGGCGATAAACTGATGATCAGCAATTTCCTCGGGGAAAAGAACCCGAGATCTGCCAAAATCATCGGGGATACCAAGGTAAAAACATCTTCCGACGAAGTTGTGGTTACCGGTATCAACAAAGAAGATGTTGGACAGACCGCTTCTAACATTGAACAGGTTACAAGGATTAAAAGATTTGATCCCCGTGTTTTCCAGGATGGAGTCTATATAGTTGAGAAGAGTTGAATGTAGGTGATCTGAATGGGAAATAATAACACAGGTTCTTCCGGAAGCAGGACTTTTACCGATGACAAGCAGAAAAAGCTTTTCAAGGTAAGGAAAGTCCAGAAAGGCAGTAAGCCTACTTTCAGAAGGGCAAACCATCATAAATTCCAGCGTCTGGATTCAAATTGGAGACGTCCCCGTGGTTTACAGGGTAAACAGCGCCGCCACTATAAAGCAAAAGGTGCAATTGCTCAGGTTGGCTATGGAAGCCCTAAAGCTGTAAAGGCACTCCACCCATCCGGGTATGCTGAAGTCCTTGTAAACAACCTGAACGATGTTGATTCAGTAGATGCTGAAGTTGAAGCTATCCGTATTGCTGCAAAAGTAGGCGGACGCAAGAAAGCTCTCATTGAATCAAAAGCTGCAGAACTTGGGATTAAGATCCTGAATCCTTCAAGGAGTGAGTAATTATGTCAAATCTCGCCAACCAGAAGAAACTTGCATCCAAGATCCTGGGTTGTGGAATGAACAGGGTCTGGCTTGACCCGGACGCTGCAGAGGATATTGCAGGGGCAATTACCCGTGCTGATATTCGTGATCTCATAGAAGCAGGTCAGATCAAAGCTGCTCCTGTTCGCGGTGTAAGCAGGGGTCGTGCAAGGGTAAGGGATGCCAAACGCAAGTATGGACATCGTAAAGGACACGGTTCCAGAAAAGGACGTAAAGGCGCCAGGAATCCACGTAAAGAGCAGTGGATGAAGAAAATCCGTGCTCTTCGCAGGAGACTTAAAGAAATGCGCGATGAAGGTGAACTTGACAGGTCTACCTATTGTCTGGTATACCGCAAGGCAAAAGGCGGAGAATACAGAAGTGTTGCCCACCTTGAAGCACACCTTGCAATCGAGAAAGAGGAATGATGGCGCAGAGCTATCGATTAAATTATAATAATCTGGAGGATTCATAATGGCAACAGGACCCAGATATAAAGTACCT
The window above is part of the Methanohalophilus levihalophilus genome. Proteins encoded here:
- a CDS encoding 50S ribosomal protein L32e, producing MGNNNTGSSGSRTFTDDKQKKLFKVRKVQKGSKPTFRRANHHKFQRLDSNWRRPRGLQGKQRRHYKAKGAIAQVGYGSPKAVKALHPSGYAEVLVNNLNDVDSVDAEVEAIRIAAKVGGRKKALIESKAAELGIKILNPSRSE
- a CDS encoding 50S ribosomal protein L19e produces the protein MSNLANQKKLASKILGCGMNRVWLDPDAAEDIAGAITRADIRDLIEAGQIKAAPVRGVSRGRARVRDAKRKYGHRKGHGSRKGRKGARNPRKEQWMKKIRALRRRLKEMRDEGELDRSTYCLVYRKAKGGEYRSVAHLEAHLAIEKEE
- a CDS encoding 30S ribosomal protein S17, whose translation is MVKDIGLDVPTPSEECDDVNCPFHGELPVRGQILTGTVVSNKMDKTVVIQQKYEKFINKYQRYEKRQSKIHAHNPPCINAKVGDVVTIAECRPLSKTKSFVVINAEGQA
- a CDS encoding 30S ribosomal protein S8, encoding MVLLDPLADALSVIKNAEAVGKPSCTLKPASNLIGNVLKVMKDGGYIGEFEFEDDGKAGIYRVNLIGQINKCGAIKPRYSVGAKDFERWEKQFLPAKNFGTLILTTPQGVMSQYEAREKNVGGQLLSFVY
- a CDS encoding 50S ribosomal protein L14 translates to MKGIRSTIPRALNAGAKIECVDNTGARTVEIISVKKYRGVKNRQPRAGIGDMCVVSVKKGTPEMRKQILHAVIVRQKKEFRRPDGLRVSFEDNAVVLTDTDGIPKGTDIKGPIAREVAERYPKIGTTASIIV
- a CDS encoding 50S ribosomal protein L6, giving the protein MAKEMKKVIPIPEGVNISYEKRLFTATGGKGTNSKSLWYPGITITVSDSEVVVDSASTRKQQKAMVGTISSHIANLMKGVADGYEYRLKVVYAHFPMQLKVEGDKLMISNFLGEKNPRSAKIIGDTKVKTSSDEVVVTGINKEDVGQTASNIEQVTRIKRFDPRVFQDGVYIVEKS
- a CDS encoding 50S ribosomal protein L5, giving the protein MSNPMRNPKVEKIVVHMGVGESGQRLVDAETILSDITKQTVIRSYAKRTLPAFNIKKNEPIGCKVTLRGNSAEDFLKTSLGIVENRLSEGQFDNNGNVSFGIEEHTDFPGMRYDPNIGIFGMDISVIVNRPGYRINKRRVVKRKIPTSHRITKEDTISFFQDKYAVEVE
- a CDS encoding 30S ribosomal protein S14; this encodes MVQTKKSFGRGANECKRCGRKQGLIRKYGIYLCRHCFREIAHDMGFEKYT
- the rplX gene encoding 50S ribosomal protein L24 — encoded protein: MVSKQPRKQRKARYNAPLHVKQKYVSAPLSKDLRSKYGRSARVAVGDKVIVTRGDHAGTKGEVEVVSLKNGTIVVEGIYVTKADGTEVPRPIYPSNVTITDLNLDDKQRAARLSKSR
- a CDS encoding 30S ribosomal protein S4e, with product MGKHQKRISVPRSWQISKKSNKWITATRPGPHNKDQSVPLAVLLRDMLGIVNNRAEAKRVLSEGKVLVDGIVRKDLRFPIGLMDIITIPENNVSYRVLFDNKGRLILKQLDGIENTKLCRINNKTYVKGGKIQLNLNDGSNILGSNDYKTKDSIVLSLPDREVVKHIEYKEGSLAMIVGGGHTGELGTISAINPVRSSRSNKVSISGDSDFDTIEDYVFVVGETEPEINLGGDVV